Genomic DNA from Microbacterium neungamense:
GGTTCGCTCGCGGACCCGGGCCGCACCACGGGCCGGGCAGCGGCCTGGGCCTGGCGATCGTCACACGGATCGCGGAGGCGCACGGTGGCGAGGTGCATGTGCGCTCCCGTCCGGGCGAGGGTGCCGTCTTCACCCTGGACCTGCCGAGAAGGGAGCCCGCACCGTGAACCGCATCCTCATCGCCGAGGACGAGGAGCGCATCGCCTCCTTCGTGGAGAAGGGCCTGCGCGCGAACGGATTCCGCTGCGAGACGGTCACGGACGGCGGGTCCGCGGTGGAGTTCGCCCGGAGTGGCGGCTTCGACCTGATGGTGCTCGACATCGGCCTGCCGGGCCTCGACGGGTTCAGCGTGCTGCGCCAGCTGCGCTCGGAGCGCGTGGATCTGCCGATCATCATCCTCACCGCGCGCGACGCCGTGGAGGACACCGTGGCGGGGCTGTCCGGCGGCGCCGACGACTACATGCGCAAGCCGTTCGCGTTCGACGAGCTGCTCGCGCGGATCCGGCTGCGGCTGGCATCCGCCGCGCCGGCCGAGGCGGTCGTGCTGCGCTCCGGTGAGCTGTCCCTGGATCTCCGCACCCGCCGCGCGGTTGCCGACGGCCGCAGCGTCGACCTGACCGCGCGGGAGTTCGCGCTGCTCGAGACCTTCCTGCGGCATCCGGAGGAGGTGCTCTCGCGGCAGCAGCTGCTGAGCCGGGTGTGGGAGTTCGATTTCGACCCGGGATCGAACGTCGTCGACGTCTACATCCGGTACCTGCGGGGCAAGATCGGGGCCGAGCGGATCGAGACGGTGCGCGGCGCGGGTTACCGTCTGCGCTGCATGTGAACTCTCTCTCATCCAGTGCTCACGAGGACCTCATCGCGGCCGGTGAGCATCGAAGGATCGTCACGAAGGAGTCCGCCATGTCCCTGCTCGTCCCGATCCTGACCGATCTCGTCGCGATCGTCCTCCTCGCCTACGCGCTGTATTTCCGGCGGCACCGGCGACGCGACCTGCTGCTGTCCTACGTCGCGCTGAATGTCGGTGTGCTCGCAGTGACCATCGCGATGAGCTCGGTCCCGGTGAGCGTCGGCCTCGGCATGGGGCTGTTCGGCATCCTGTCGATCATCCGGCTGCGCTCCGATCAGATCACGCAGCAGGAGATCGCGTACTACTTCGTCGCCCTCGCCCTCGGTCTGCTGGCGGGGCTCCGGCCCGCGCCGGAGTGGATGACCCCCGCGCTGTCGGCGCTCATGCTCGGGGTGATGCTGGTCGCGGACAGTCGATGGACCGCCGCGCGGACCCGTCATCACACGCTCGTGCTGGACCGGGCGTACACCGACGAGCGTCAGCTGACCGACGCCGTCACCCGGCTGCTCGACGCCTCGGTGCTGCGCGTGGAGGTACGGGACCTCGATCTGGTCCGGGACACCACGCTCGTCGATGTCCGCTATCGCGTCCGCGCCGCGCGGCCGGCATCCGTCCGAGGCGGCACCGGGAGCCGGCCCGCCATCGCGCGAACGGAGCGGATGCCGGAGGAGGCGCTCGCGTGATCCTCGCCGAGGTGCTGGGCGCCCTGCCGCCGATCTCGCTGCCGGAGCTGAACGCGCAGGCGGCGCTGATGAACCGGGTGGATCGGAAGTACTTCGTCCCGAGGGACACGCTCGCCGAGCTCATCGCCGCCCTGGGGACCGAGGCCCGCATCCTGCGCATCGCCGGGCGGAACCGCTTCCGCTACTGGACTGTGTACCTCGACACCGAGCGGTTCGACTTCTTCCGCCAGCATGTTCAACGGCGCCGGCACCGCTTCAAGGTGCGCACCCGCACCTACTGCGACTCCGGCGGGGACGTGCTCGAGGTGAAGACGAAGGGAGCCAGGGATCTCACGGTCAAGCATCGGATCGCGTGGGACCCCGCGGTGCCGTGGCAGCAGGACGAAGCGGGGCAGGCGTTCGTGAGCAGGATCACCGGAATGGATGCCGCGCAGCTGCGACCCGTGCTGCACACCCTGTACCGCCGCTCGACCCTGGTGCTCGGCGACCAGCGGATCACCCTCGACGCCGACCTCGAGTTCGGCACGGCGGAGCGGCGCATCACCGGCCCTGACGACATCCTGGTCGAGACCAAGACGCCGGCGGGCGCGTCCGACCTGGACCGGATGCTGGTGCGCGCGGGCATCCGCCCCCACCGTGTGAGCAAGTACTGCCTAGCCGCGTCGATCCTGTACCCGCAGCTGCCCGGCAACGACTGGGCCCGCCTCCGCCGCACCTATTGGAGCCTTCTGCCGCCTACGCTCGATCCGCCGCCGCCCGTCGACCAGGAGACGCGGTGACCGCATCGCCGGCCGGCCCGTTCGGGCCCGCCGATCCGGGGTCAGGCGCTCTTGCGCTTGCGCTCGAGGACGACGGTCGGGGGCGCCCCTTCGTCG
This window encodes:
- a CDS encoding DUF4956 domain-containing protein, coding for MSLLVPILTDLVAIVLLAYALYFRRHRRRDLLLSYVALNVGVLAVTIAMSSVPVSVGLGMGLFGILSIIRLRSDQITQQEIAYYFVALALGLLAGLRPAPEWMTPALSALMLGVMLVADSRWTAARTRHHTLVLDRAYTDERQLTDAVTRLLDASVLRVEVRDLDLVRDTTLVDVRYRVRAARPASVRGGTGSRPAIARTERMPEEALA
- a CDS encoding response regulator transcription factor is translated as MNRILIAEDEERIASFVEKGLRANGFRCETVTDGGSAVEFARSGGFDLMVLDIGLPGLDGFSVLRQLRSERVDLPIIILTARDAVEDTVAGLSGGADDYMRKPFAFDELLARIRLRLASAAPAEAVVLRSGELSLDLRTRRAVADGRSVDLTAREFALLETFLRHPEEVLSRQQLLSRVWEFDFDPGSNVVDVYIRYLRGKIGAERIETVRGAGYRLRCM
- a CDS encoding polyphosphate polymerase domain-containing protein — translated: MILAEVLGALPPISLPELNAQAALMNRVDRKYFVPRDTLAELIAALGTEARILRIAGRNRFRYWTVYLDTERFDFFRQHVQRRRHRFKVRTRTYCDSGGDVLEVKTKGARDLTVKHRIAWDPAVPWQQDEAGQAFVSRITGMDAAQLRPVLHTLYRRSTLVLGDQRITLDADLEFGTAERRITGPDDILVETKTPAGASDLDRMLVRAGIRPHRVSKYCLAASILYPQLPGNDWARLRRTYWSLLPPTLDPPPPVDQETR